The sequence ACTACGAGAACTTCGCGGCTACGCGTGCCCTTGCGGGATGGCTGCCGACGGAGCTCGGCCTCGAGGTAGAAGTCGGAGAGATCAAGGGCCCAGGCGAGCTTTCAACGGTAGAGGAAGCCCTCTATTACATCGGCGGGCTGAACGCGTGGCAGATATTCCCCGACTATCTCGCTATATCGAACGGAAGCCTCCACGGTACCTATGACCCGGCGGTCGGCCAGATGGAAGGCATCGACCTCAAGCGCACGAAGGAGATCGCCGACGCTATCGCACCCTTCGGCGTAGCGATAGCGCAGCACGGGATTTCCGGCACGCCGCTCGACAAGGTCTCGACCTTCCGCAAATACGGCATCCGCAAAGGCAACGTCGCGACGCTCTTCCAGAACGTCTACTTCGGCATCAAGATGGATCCCGATACCGGCAACGCGATCACCGAAGGCGGCACCTACACGAAGGAAAACGACCGCGGCATCTCGAGGGAGCTCTGGGAAAAGATCGTGGCGGCCGGTGATGCGAAGGGCATGAGCAGAAAGAGCGGGGATTACAAGAAGCTCAATCTGCCGTTCTGCGAGATGATTCTCGCCGAACCCCAGCCGATCATCGACAGAATCCTCGACGAGATGCAGTACTGGGCTGAGCGCTTCATCAAGGCCTTCGGGGCCGAGGGCAGCGCCGACGCGGTAGCCGAGATCATGGCAAAGCGAGTAGACCAAAACGCGTCGCCTGACCGCAAGGTCCTCACGGAAAGAAAGAACTACACGAAAGCGACGGCTCCCGGCAAAGGCGGAAACGACGGAAAAGATCACGACGAATAAACGATTATTCGCACGGAATGTAGAAACGCGGGCCATGCAGAGCATGACCCGCGTTTTTATGCGGTAGGGCTCATTGCTGTTTTTCTATTTTCATTTTGCGCAGCTCGCGGCGCAGAATTTTTCCCGTCGGCGAAAGCGGGTACTCGGTAACGAAACCTATCTTGCGCGGAACCTTATAGTGAGCGAGACGCTCCTTACAATACTCCATAAGCTCCTTCGGAGTCGCCTCGGCGCCTTCGTTCAATATGATAAAAGCCTTGACGAGCTCGCCGGCGACATTATTTTTCTCGCCGACGGCGACAGCGGCGTGGACCGCCGGGTGCGAGCAGAGGACCGCCTCGACTTCCTGCGGGTACACGTTGAAGCCGCTGACGATGATTATATCGGTCGCGCGGTCGACAATCTTTATATAGCCGTCGTCGTCGATGCGGACAACGTCGCCCGTGTTGAACCACTCGCCGCGGAAGCGGTCCTTCGTGTTGACCTCGTCGCGGAAGTAGCCGGGGACGACCGACGGACCCTTTACCCAGAGCACGCCTTCATCGTGAAGCCCGATAAGCTTGTTTTCACGGTCGCGGATCTGTACTTCATAGCCGGCGAAGGGCAGCCCGACCGTGCCGAGCTTCCTCGTATCCTCCGTGCGGTTGGCCGCGACGACCGGCGAGCATTCCGTGAGGCCGTAGCCTTCGATGATGCCCACGCCGAGATATTCCTTGCAGCGCTTG is a genomic window of Synergistes jonesii containing:
- a CDS encoding class II fructose-bisphosphate aldolase gives rise to the protein MDVNSKAYQELLKKRPLNVQARFGDSAMGLVSGRDIAAAAREVDSICLAANARHPLVIKAALRAAKKLNAAILIELAKSESTYCGTTFENAPDYALKYSEEIGHGAVFGLHVDHYAIKGQADVLKAVGQLTKITANGFTSVALDASHLEDYENFAATRALAGWLPTELGLEVEVGEIKGPGELSTVEEALYYIGGLNAWQIFPDYLAISNGSLHGTYDPAVGQMEGIDLKRTKEIADAIAPFGVAIAQHGISGTPLDKVSTFRKYGIRKGNVATLFQNVYFGIKMDPDTGNAITEGGTYTKENDRGISRELWEKIVAAGDAKGMSRKSGDYKKLNLPFCEMILAEPQPIIDRILDEMQYWAERFIKAFGAEGSADAVAEIMAKRVDQNASPDRKVLTERKNYTKATAPGKGGNDGKDHDE